The Pseudoliparis swirei isolate HS2019 ecotype Mariana Trench chromosome 19, NWPU_hadal_v1, whole genome shotgun sequence genomic sequence GTTATTTGGGTCATTCATCTTATTTTTGGCTACAATCTGGCGGACCACAGGATTGGGTATAGCCGACAATGGTACATTTAAATCGgcgagtgtttttaaaaaaacagcccaTCCCTTTGGTCTAGAGCTGTCTAAGACGTTATGGGTAGCTGTGACACCTCTCACCAAATCATGCAGGTGTGATCCATGaataatttgtttattaatgataAGCTCCCCCCTCTCGTTCCACGACACATCGTTTGAGCTGTTTAACGTATCCAGAATACATTCAGcatgttttttgctttttttaggCAAATGTTTTATAACACTCCCCAGAACAAGATCCTTTTTAGGCACCATGTCGTAAGTACCCGATTCCTCTTTTGATGCTGTGGGGTTAGCACCAGCATGATTCTCTCAGGCGGCAGCGACAGAGTCAAGACGCTCTTCTCGCTCACCTTGTCTCACAAAATTCAAGTATCTTTGTAAAATACCCGCATATTTTTAGCTTTTTCATATCGTCCGTGTCCGGTTTTTCTAACACCTCGCTCATGGTTCTATCAAGGTCGTTTTCCACAGACTGTCTTATAGATCCTTGTCGCTGGTCAGGCATAGTGTGCTTTAGAGCGTCCAATTGTTGCTGCGGCACCAGAAACATTTTCTGCGTATGATCCATCTACTTTGCACTCACTGACCACCTCTGATAAGATTAATTATAAAAGGAATAGCCGCCCCCAACAGAGAGAATAAAGTACCACCTGTCTGattgagtttcttcttcttactaGTGAGTGAACCCTTCTTTGATGCCACCAGTCTaataagcttcttcttcttctttaagagTTTGTACTGCTTGTCAGTCAAGGGGATATTACCGCTCAAAACATTTAGTGCAATCTCACACAGAGACTTGACAAAATCAGCTCCGGCATTACACACAATGACTCTCCGCACCTTAGGAGACGATTTATATATCAACTCTAACAGAGCAATATTCCTTTGCATACGCAGAGACATTATCTCTTGTGCTTCTTAGCCATGTACACCACGGGGTGGTCTGACAACACAGATGTTCTGAGTCTTAAGTGTTCCGGTGTCATGGCTTTATAGTCTATGAGTAAATAACCAAAGGGTAGATGTGTCGCATCATTAAATGACTCTAAAAAATGTTGCGTGTTACCAGGAAACATTTGTCGTGCCAGTAACATAATCTGACATTTATCCCTAGGATTCTTAAACAAAATGAGGTAGTTTGTGTTTAAACTAATAGTACGACTAGCCTTTCcctgaatgaatacattttgcactaaatatatacagctTAGGTTTCTGTGATGTACATATTtagtaaaaacattttgaacttCTAGGCTGTTACAGGCATCATTCATTACATCGTCTATGATTAGTAGATTGTTTTGGGTTACGGGTAACAAGTCATCATCACACAGAGATTCGGGTAATCCGTTTACAAAAGTGATCTTGCGTATCTTCAGTAACTGGTCGTAGAGGCTGCCAACACGAATATATGTATACCACATTGTCAAAACGCTGCGAAATAACCCTATCTGCGTTGGCAATAATATCCTTGACAAAAAATGTCTTTCCACAGTTTGAAGGACCGCTGACTACCAGACTGAAGGGATGTTGAAAACGAGCGACAAAACCCAGGGTTATATCAGTAGCCATAGGGGAGCGTGGTGTAATCCGGCATTACTCTCCGCTTGTTGTATACAACTCGCACTTTCTTGAAAACTGTCTCATTTCGCAGATGAAAGTGCCTCTTATCCCGCTTGATGGTGTCAGTGGCAGTCATTaggggtggagctggagcttgcTGATTGGCTACAAAAGCGTGTACCATACCTATTAAAGAAGCCGGTGTGACAACCGCAGCGTTTTGTGCCGTCAAAGACACGCCTTTGCATTTCACAGTGGTCTTGCCCTGTTTCGTTGTGTATGCATAACACTTGGGACCCCCCGAGACAAACTCTGTGATGTAATCCTCCTCAGGGGAGCCACACACGTCACCACTGTTGAGTTCATCGGTTAGATCTCCGAGATAGGGCCCCAGCGGTGGTACAAGGTCGCCAGCCCCCGATGTGAACACAATGCTGTCTGTGTCACAGTACAACACTCTCTCCTGTAGGGTGTCTAACACATCGTACAGCATCAGTCTAGCATGGGCTGTTGTCATAGCACCTATAAAGACATTTACATCTTTAATGCGAGAACACCGACTGTCGGCATGTCGCCACTGCACCAACGCCACATCGTCCGATATGAAACAGAACTGACGGACGTCAAACTGGTCGCTGAACATCAGTTGGGTGAATCGTGTCGGATCGGTGATCAGTTCACAGGACGGCATGTTGTTTCTCATGCTGAAACGTCCCCATAAAGAGTTGAGAAGAAGCTTGTTACAACTCCTCATGGCTTTATTGACACATATTTTGGCTGGATCGAGCTGAATGCCCTCTTTCTCAAAATAGTCCGCCACGTATTTTGCTTTTTCAACATCGGTCTTGACGTGACCAGGATACCCCGATGCCTCCTGCTTGCACTTGAGAAACGTGTTTACATATCCCCTAAACAGGGTGTCTGTCTTGGTGGGGAAGtgccacacttcatcaatgtgtACTATCAGGTATCCTTTTTCAAGGGCCTTCTGGAGCTCCAATGATACCCATACGCCAGAGAGTTGTCTctctacatcactgtgtgtacatgctgtagaCTGGTTCAAATCCTCGGCACATGTCCTGCACAAGGGGAACATGAGTTTTCCATGACATCTGTgggggaggacagggtggaaCAAGCCTCTTGGGGGGAGTACCACACATTTTACAAACCCAAAATAGTTATCTATAGAATCAAAGTTCTTGAAGATAATCATAGGGTGTCCTACAGGATAAGGCTTGGTACTCTGTACCATGGGATACAGACTTGTAAAGTCGTAGTATCTGATTTTCTCGTCATTTTCAGCACTGACCTTGTGGTACAGTTTCATGGCATTTGTTCGGCCTCCAAAGAGCGCCTCGGGGTTTAGCCGCTCAGGCTTTTATACGTGGCCATGAATGCCTTCACGGAGGCATTGTGACGTTTTAAGGATGCCCACTCGCACTCCCAAatcaccgtgacacgtacaccATGGTGTCTTTGCAGGCTCTGCACTTTGTCCTTAAAGGCATTGTACATTCTACCATAGGTGACCTTGGTAACAGGGTTCACGTCCCCCTGTACGTGACATTTGACACATCCATGATAGAAACACCCTGCAAACTCGTAGCACATCCGCTCCTCAGCATTATAACCATCAACGTAGAAGGGGTCAAATGCTTGCTCGCCATGATTGAGGGCGTGTTTGATGTCACAGTTGTTTGACAGCGACAGGTACTCGAGCCATTGAATGGAGGCGTCGGAGAATGTTTTGTTCTGAGTTGTGTATGCCCCATCATACGTCAAAGCTACAGTGTCGCGGGGCAGAAACAGTGTCTTGAACACACCCATACAGGCGGAGGCGAGGGTGGTGTAGCTGAAGGGGTCTAACTCTGTACATTGCATGAAACTACTACGATAGGTTGTGCATGCCCTTCTCAATAGTTCAACGTCATTGACGCAGTACCGTGCGATCTCCACTTGGAAGTCAAACGTGCCTCCACAAACTGAGTTGTACCATATCATGAACGTGGCCTTGTCACTGTCGATCATTTCATTGTACCCATAGTCAGACGGTTCAGGATATTTTCCGACATAGTTTTCATGTTCGCGAGTGTTAAACCGATGGGGAAAATGTCCTTTGGCTAGGTCGACAAAGCCTAAGGCTTCAGGAGTCCGCGACAGACGCATGGGCAGAAAACTAAAGGAGTCAATCCACCGTTGTTGATAGACCTGATCAAACATCAAAATGACACGGCTCCCTCTCATAGTTACACTAGGTGTGATACCTTGCTTGACAAAATACTCTAGGAGTATGTAGTTGTCAAAGCCCGACGCATTGTGTGCTATGAATGTGTAGCCTCTGTACTTTGGCATTCGATAACGCCGGACAAATGCCCCAacacactttaaagttgtgaaACAAAAGCGGTCCCCAGACATCTCCATAGCACACACAAAGTTTGCTTCATGTTTCCCTCCGTGAAACCGGGTCTCGAAATCGAACAGTATATAGTTTGTCTGTGCTACTTTCTTCTCAACAGGTTGAATAAAACAGTTGTGCTCTTTGACACTTTCCAGTCGGGGCTCCCCACAGTGTGTACACTTTTGTGCAGCACACGTGTGGGGTTTTTGGCCAGTCTGTAGAGCGTCCCGCAGTCGTCACAGTGTTTCAAGGTCTTGCAGGGGATATACTTGTGAACCatttcaggttttttgtgctgtTCGAAGCAGAATTTTGAATTACAGAGGCGTTTACAATCACCACATTTCAGCTTTGCCTCGCCACGGGTCCGACACTCTATGTTGAAACACACATTGCATAGCTGTGAGCAATTGTGATACAATATGGTACTGTATGTTTGATAACAATAGTCGCAAATGTATCTCGCCCCGAAAAAACCCTTCTTGTTTTCGATCAGGTAGTAATGATTATTGTGTAGATATAACCATACTGTTTGAGGGTGTGGAGTGTCTTGGGTCTGAAAACATTCGAGACGTTTACAGCCTACCCGGTTGTGAAAGACTATGATCTTTACACCCAAAAGTCTTTCAAATTTACCAACGTCTGTGAGTGTGATAGGATGGTTTATATCAAAACCGGCTGCCTGATGTATCCGTGTAGCGTAGGTCAGTCTATCAACAGCTGAGGTCTGGGGGTATTTATAACGTGCTATACACATGGCAAAGCACAGTTGATTGTCCAGGTTACCCGCATGGTAGAGAAATCGTCCTTTTTTAGACAGTATTTCGTCATAGGTCACCCCTCCCAATTTTAGTCGTTCCCCAACACCCCCACTCCTGTTACGGGCTACTGTCACAATCAGGTCCAACGAATCGTCAGATAACGAGTCATCATTGCTTTGCAATACCCTGGATATTAGCTCAAGAAACAAATCCGCATTGTATGCATCATCGGACCGTAATATGGCTTGCACATCGCTGGCCAGCGACGGCCCTCGCAATACGACATTCAAAACACTACCTCTAGGAGCTGTATTCACAGCTTGGTCGATAGCCCCACCCACAGCATCACGAATCATGGCGGGAATCATTTCAATATCCTGAAGCCGTATGTCACGAAAATCAACACGTTGGCGTAGCTCAAAAGCATTAAACAATGGTATATCACGGATAGGTAAACTGCCTGTAACACACCCCCCTGCTgacgctgttgttgttgttgctgatgaTGACGAAGGCTGCTCAAGCacaccccctccctcctgtgTGCCGTTTGAGGCATTCTGTACGGGTGTAGACCCTCTTTGAACGCACATAGAGTTTGTAGCTTCATCAATCCCTGGGGAGTCGTGTGTCATATCAGGTGGGGTGTCGTGTGTCATATCAGGAGGTGGTTCGACAATGTATAACTGCTCATCTATGGATACAGCACCGTCATCACACAAGGACCCGTCAATCACACAGGCATTAGGGACACCCCTATTCACTATGGTCGGTGTATTGGGTTCGTTTCGAGCTAACCATTCATTCCATTCATTCTCAAGAGATGACAAAGGCTTTATCAGAGTGTCAATCATTCCCTCGTCAGGGACACTCCTATTCACAATGGTCGGTGGATTGGTGTCGTTTCGAGCTAACCATTCATTCAAGACATCGTCAAGAGCTGTCAAAGGATTTATTAGCGTGTCAATCATTCCCTCGTCAGGGACACTCCTATTCACAATGGTCGGTGGATGGGAGTCGTGTCGTGCTAACCATTCATTCCATTCAATCTCAAGAGCTGACAaaggatttatttgtgtgtgtatagggcacgccagctcatcatcatcatcatcaggtgtATCTGTTAACCTATCAACAGTAAGGTCCTGAGGGCTATAACGATAGACCTTACGTGGTGGCGACATTATGTGAACAAGCAACACagttgaaacaaagaaaaaactacATTAGATCGTAATAgcgtattaaattttttttttaaatggaggcaacaaaaacaaacaacaacaactgtggctCCCCCCTGTGGAGGTGGCTGGTATAACACTGCCGCAGTCTACATCTGTTCAAACATGATTGTGTATTGTGGTTATTAGAGCACGAGTGATTGTGTTGTTGGCATTGCTTCTGAGGACTACCTGTTGCGCAATTCTGACGAGAGTTACACCGAGGGTATTTACCGCATCAATAATGGTTTTATTCTCGACACGGTAGTAGTCAGACAGACCAACCCCAAGGGCACTGATAGCCTCTAAAAGCGTAGTGCTCACGATGGCCGATGCTTGATCCTCAGCCCTGTAACGGGCAGATAGGGTGGAGCCTAAGGTATTGAGTGATGTGTTTAGCACACTAAACTCCCTGTGTATGTCGGCCGACAGACCAACACCGAGTGCATTGATGGCCTCTAAAAGTGTAGTGTTAAAGACGGCCGCCGTTTTATCCGCAGACATGTAACGGTCAGATAGGTCGGCTACCAAGTCAATGTGTGATGTGTCTAGCGTACTAATGCACACCTGTATGTCCCCAAGCAAACCTCTCAATTCTGTATGCTGATTATCGACAACACCCCTCCCATCAACCAGTGGCTCTGGACAGAAGCTGGCCAAAAGCTCTAACACTTCGGATGGTATATCACAGGCCTCTAAACATAGATCTGTTGATGTATGAACCATAGGTTGTATCACCATCTGTGGGGACGTTGCGTCAAAACCTGAATTTATCTCAATGTCATCGGCGCAGTAGTCGTAGGGTGTATTGTTGACgttacagctgctgctgctgctgctgctgctgctgcctgtgtGGACTTGGGTAATGGAGGCTTTCACAGATCTGtggaacaataacaataagttatttcattttgaaaaaaataataaaaaaaaaaagtcaacaagttaattaaacacacacaccttttaatgGCCTTCTTGGGGACGGTTTGAATCAACTGCTTCGTCTGTGTTGGCTCCTGTGAGGCTTTCACGGTTCTGTGGAACAGcaataatttatattattacatttttcattttgaaaaataattaaaaaaaaaaaacacaccttttaatGGCCTTCTTGGGGACGGTTTGAATACACCGCTTCGTCTGTGTAGCAATTGTTCTTGTCGTTGGCTCCcgaggtgtttgtgtctcagaagAGCATGTATTATCAATGGTCTGCGTCTCCCTTGATAATGGAATCGCCGCTCTATGGGGGGTgaaatagcatatatatatattatatactgtttataaacaaatatgacATGTCATTATGTCTACCCATAACAGACCTGTTATGTAtcagcttcttctgcttcttcttcttctttggctgTGGTGATGAGGGTGTATACAACTGAGCACAGCTCAGGGGTTCATCATCTGATGAGGGGATGGCTGATGCTAGGACTGGTCTGCACTGAAAAtcctctgagaaaacacatatctacatcatatatatatatatatatatatacggtggtAATAATACAggagcaatatatatattacctgaTAGCTGTGCACCAATGTCCTGACGGTATGCTACAGGATGTGTCAATATTTTACCACCCACATGTCTCAAAGGGATCTTTACAgcctctgagaaaacacatatctatacatatatatctacagctctatatatatatatatatatatatatatacggaggTAATAATACATGTTCAATATATTACCTGATAGCTGTGCACCGATGTCCTGACTGTATACAACAGGATGTGTCAATAGTTTAACACAGGCAGATCTCATAGGTGTCTTGAAAGCTGAAGAAATCAAACAAGATAAtaccacttttttattttttattttatttttgcaccATACCACACTATATTAACGTATGGATAATTAGGCAGCCATCATGTAATTAAACCAAATACTCACTGACATCCCCGGTAATACAAGCTATGGCCGCATCTAGTTCTGATGCAGCGTCATTGACCGGTGGGGCGGAGTCAAACGGCGTTGGTGCGCATGTCTTTACGCCTGGAGGAGGACGCCTACGTTTCAGCCTGTCTACAAACACGATAAATCATACATATAGTCCGTGACAAAAACACTATTAGCCCATATcatcattactataattatttaataCTCACTACCGGAACATACAGCAGCTGATGGAGGCATATTTTCGGTGTTaccaatatttatattatccatGATCtgctaattaataaaaacacagcgtCAGTGTATGTTTTATACTAAAAGAgtgattgaatatatatatttatataaagatgaATTACAATCGAAATATTATACAACAGTATAGTGACCACGTGTCTCCTTGTAGTCCATGGGACTATCTGTACGGTAGCtagcgggcacacacacacatcccaggcCGTGCGGTACCCTCACGAACAAGACCACTAGACTATTATACAGTAGCACCGGGGCTAACGACCATAGACTGTAGCGCCCCTCCAATGCGGAACACGCCACTATTACAATCGAAACATTATACAACGGCATCGGGACGGGCTGAGCTATGTCATATAGAGCCGGAGGGGCTAACGGACCGGTGTATAACGGTTCTAGACTGAGCCCCGGACATTCAACCGACGCCATGCGGCACCCTCGCTATCGAAACATTATACAACGGCATCGGGACGGGCTGAGCTATGTCATATAGAGCCGGAGGGGCTAACGGACCGGTGTATAACGGTTCTAGACTGAGCCCCGGACATTCAACCGACGCCATGCGGCACCCTCGCTATCCTGTACACAACCCTAttataatagatatattatacaacattttatcaaacataacatcacttaccttttttttttaaattttttttttttttttggagaaaaattATTCTCAAGGAATGGTCTGCTCCAACGGGTATAGCGACGTGCTTAGCAGGCAGATAACTGTAGACTGTTAATGCTTGAGCTGTCCTTGAGGTacatttttaatgaacacacctccatccctccctccatccctcccccttattcataagtagtatgcacccaataacatcgttccctactcctctaggacacaccttttttttttttcccccaccaaACACGCCCCCATACCTTAGCTGCCCGCCCCCCTACAGCTCGTGCCTGTATGCTGTCAGAGTTACATTAGTGCATGTGTGACACACCCCCTTAGTCATTTCAACACGTTGCTAAACactatgtattattaaagacacagggaagggttttataaatgtttaaatggtacaaacaatagctcctatctatagggaattattttcttttgtagatttttaatttgtcatcatattttatattttaaataatatatttaaatttttatttaatttttttatttttttccataaaaatatgcataataaggggacatatatatgcgtgcgtgagagtgcatgtgaggttgcgcgcgtgcacgtacgtatacgcGCATACATGTCCCCTATATACTACTAACTACGTATGTAAACTAGGCATATTTCTTAGTGTAAACCTAAGTTTTTTATTGCACGATTCCTCATATTGAACGGGGATGCGACATTTGACTCTCTAAAAACTTAGCAGCGTTTAGTGCGCTTATGGCCCTCGGAAAGAAGCTGAACTTAAGTCTGTTGGTCCGGGTATACATAGTCTTGAAGCGCCTGCCTGAGCGCAGCCGTACAAAGTGTTCGTTGCCCGGGTGAGATGGATCCTTGAGGATCTTGACTGCCTTCTTAAGGCAGCGAGAGCTGTACAGTTCTtgcagggtggggagggggCACCCGATGATCTTCTGGGCCGAGTTGACGACCCTCTGAAGCGCGTTCCTCTCTGCGGCTGTGCAGCTGAGGAACCACACGCAGATGCAATAGGTGAGGACGCTCTCCACGGAGCAGCGGTAGAAGGACACAAGCAGATCCTGTCTGAGGTGGTAATTCCTGAGTATTCTCAGGAAGTAGAGTCTCTGCTGTGCCTTCTTGACGATCGCCGTGGTGTTGGTTCTCCAGGACAggtcctcagccaggtgaacgcCCAGGAATCTGAAGACCGAGACTCTCTCCACACAGTCCCCGTCAATGTACAGGGGCTGGATGACAGTTTTCTTCCTTCTGTAATCGATGATCATCTCCTGGGttttgagcttgttcagctgcaggttgttcgctttgcacaacacagacagctgctccacctCGTCGCGGTACGCGGTCTCGTCACCCCCGGAGATGCAGCCCACCACAgtggtgtcgtcagcaaactttatGATGGAGTTGCTGGGGTGGGCGGCGGTGAAGTCATTAGTGTAGAGGGAGTAAAGTAGGGGGCTCAGCACGCAGCCCTGGGGGGACCCGGTGCTGAGGCTGAGGGCCGTGGAGGTGTGGGGACCTATCCTCACCCTCTGGGggcggtcagacaggaagtccttaATCCAACGGCAGGTAGAGTGTGATAATCCCAGGTCTGACAGTTTTGTCACCAGTCTGTCAGgaaggatggtgttaaatgccgagcagaagtccatgaagagcagccgtgcgtagctcccccccccctccaggtgagaCAGGGCAGAGTGGAGAGCTGTGGCGATGGCGTCATCCGTGGACCTGTTTGCTCTGTATGCAAACTGGTGACGGTCCAGGCCGGCGGAAGGGATGAGATGATGTGGGAACGAACCAGCTTCTCAAGCACTTCATGGGGATGGGGTGAGTGCCACTGGACGGTAGTCATTTAAGCAGCTGATGGTTTTCTTTTTGGCACCGGGATGATTGTGGAGGTTTTCAGGCAGGATGGGACGGTGGCCTGGGACAGGGACTGGTTGAAGATCTTGGTGAAGACCCCGCCAGCTGGTCGGCGCAGTCTCTCAACACCCGTCCCGAGACGCCGTCCGCCCTGCTGCTTTCCTCGGGTTCACGGCCTTCAGCGTGCGTCTCACTCGTGTtccgtgaggatgaggctgctgtgggctggtggatgtggtgtggctgcTTCCGTTGGTCCCACCTCGTGGCGGGCGTGAAGGAGTTCAGCTCTTCCACCAACTGAGGGTCGCCTCCGTCGGCCGAGGGGTGGCTGGGTCTGTAGTTTGTCATGTGTTGGACCCCCTGCCACACCTGCCTGGAGTCGTTACTCTGGAAGCAGTCCTCAATCTTCGCCTTGTAGTCCGCCTTGGCCCTTCTGATCCCCCGCTTCAGGTCGGCTCTGGCCGTGCTGTATAGCTCCCCATCTGCGGAGCTGAAGGCGGTGTTCCTCTCTCGGAGCAGACGCTGCACCTCTCCCGTCATCCACGGCCGTATTGGGATGTACCCGGATACGCTTGTCCACGGTGACGGAGTCTATGCAGTGCTTGATGTAACCCAGGACCGCTGAAGTGTACTGTTCCAGGTCCTCGTGCTCGAAGACCCCCCAGTCGGTGGACTCAAAGCAGTCTTGCAACTGTGGAGTGGCACCTTCAGGCCAGGTTTTAACTGTCTTTGATGTGGTGGGAACCCTTTTTCTGATGGAGGTGTAGGATGGGATTAGGAGTAGGGACACATGGTCTGACTGGCCTAGGTGTGCTAATGCTCTGGCTCTATAGCCCAGCTTGATGTTAGAATATACCTTGTCTAATGTTTTGGTGTAGCTTCGCCTTGAATTCTCACATGAACGCCATCTTACAAAAGTGAATCGGTTGTTGTATACCAGTGGAAAGTAAATAAACGTACAATGTACAATTGGCCTGAAGTCGTCCGACAGCATTTGCATCAATCGAAGCTCAATCTATAAAGTATAGGAGATTATAATAATGTGTACAGACATCAGGAGCAGCTTGGGGACTCGGAGGCGTCCCCTCACTCCACTTTACTGCCGGTGATTAAGCTCATCagcacacaggaacaacactgGAATACATCAGGGAGTGATAATACTAGGGACACTGCATCAAAACAAGGCTATTGTCTGGGGGAAGCCCACACAGATGGTCCAGGTGCATTTATTCGGGCGTGAAGCTATCCGACGCCATTAACACGTCAGGCTAATCAGTA encodes the following:
- the LOC130209185 gene encoding uncharacterized protein LOC130209185 isoform X1, whose protein sequence is MDNINIGNTENMPPSAAVCSGNRLKRRRPPPGVKTCAPTPFDSAPPVNDAASELDAAIACITGDVTFKTPMRSACVKLLTHPVVYSQDIGAQLSEAVKIPLRHVGGKILTHPVAYRQDIGAQLSEDFQCRPVLASAIPSSDDEPLSCAQLYTPSSPQPKKKKKQKKLIHNRAAIPLSRETQTIDNTCSSETQTPREPTTRTIATQTKRCIQTVPKKAIKRTVKASQEPTQTKQLIQTVPKKAIKRSVKASITQVHTGSSSSSSSSSCNVNNTPYDYCADDIEINSGFDATSPQMVIQPMVHTSTDLCLEACDIPSEVLELLASFCPEPLVDGRGVVDNQHTELRGLLGDIQVCISTLDTSHIDLVADLSDRYMSADKTAAVFNTTLLEAINALGVGLSADIHREFSVLNTSLNTLGSTLSARYRAEDQASAIVSTTLLEAISALGVGLSDYYRVENKTIIDAVNTLGVTLVRIAQQVVLRSNANNTITRALITTIHNHV
- the LOC130209185 gene encoding uncharacterized protein LOC130209185 isoform X3, with the protein product MRSACVKLLTHPVVYSQDIGAQLSEAVKIPLRHVGGKILTHPVAYRQDIGAQLSEDFQCRPVLASAIPSSDDEPLSCAQLYTPSSPQPKKKKKQKKLIHNRAAIPLSRETQTIDNTCSSETQTPREPTTRTIATQTKRCIQTVPKKAIKRTVKASQEPTQTKQLIQTVPKKAIKRSVKASITQVHTGSSSSSSSSSCNVNNTPYDYCADDIEINSGFDATSPQMVIQPMVHTSTDLCLEACDIPSEVLELLASFCPEPLVDGRGVVDNQHTELRGLLGDIQVCISTLDTSHIDLVADLSDRYMSADKTAAVFNTTLLEAINALGVGLSADIHREFSVLNTSLNTLGSTLSARYRAEDQASAIVSTTLLEAISALGVGLSDYYRVENKTIIDAVNTLGVTLVRIAQQVVLRSNANNTITRALITTIHNHV
- the LOC130209185 gene encoding uncharacterized protein LOC130209185 isoform X2; this translates as MDNINIGNTENMPPSAAVCSGNRLKRRRPPPGVKTCAPTPFDSAPPVNDAASELDAAIACITGDVTFKTPMRSACVKLLTHPVVYSQDIGAQLSAYRQDIGAQLSEDFQCRPVLASAIPSSDDEPLSCAQLYTPSSPQPKKKKKQKKLIHNRAAIPLSRETQTIDNTCSSETQTPREPTTRTIATQTKRCIQTVPKKAIKRTVKASQEPTQTKQLIQTVPKKAIKRSVKASITQVHTGSSSSSSSSSCNVNNTPYDYCADDIEINSGFDATSPQMVIQPMVHTSTDLCLEACDIPSEVLELLASFCPEPLVDGRGVVDNQHTELRGLLGDIQVCISTLDTSHIDLVADLSDRYMSADKTAAVFNTTLLEAINALGVGLSADIHREFSVLNTSLNTLGSTLSARYRAEDQASAIVSTTLLEAISALGVGLSDYYRVENKTIIDAVNTLGVTLVRIAQQVVLRSNANNTITRALITTIHNHV